From a region of the Lonchura striata isolate bLonStr1 unplaced genomic scaffold, bLonStr1.mat Scaffold_151, whole genome shotgun sequence genome:
- the LOC144248491 gene encoding UBX domain-containing protein 1-like yields MAAGGGTGLGRLWRRCWRAKALALTGNRGVEPAMDWLVAHEDDPDSDPELPPGLGAPPAGLGGPRQPPAPEDETQKSC; encoded by the exons ATGGCGGCGGGCGGTGGGACCGGGCTCGGGCGGCTCTGGAGGCgctgctggag GGCGAAGGCGCTGGCGCTGACCGGGAACCGGGGAGTGGAGCCGGCCATGGACTG gctggtggctcatgagGACGACCCCGACTCGGACCCCGAActccccccgggtttgggggcgCCGCCCGCGGGCCTGGGGGGGCCccggcagccgccggcccccgAGGACGAGAcccagaa ATCCTGCTGA